A genomic segment from Bacillus cereus G9842 encodes:
- a CDS encoding hemolysin XhlA family protein, which yields MEGLQDVRNDVQEIKQEIEDIRLEIKGLEIRTTGNEKDIDNINKQLDKISANTTWILRLIVGGIVGAALTFFLKGGGM from the coding sequence ATGGAAGGGTTACAAGATGTAAGAAACGATGTTCAAGAAATTAAGCAAGAGATCGAGGACATTCGTTTAGAGATTAAAGGGTTAGAAATACGAACAACAGGTAACGAGAAAGATATTGATAATATCAACAAGCAGTTAGATAAAATCAGCGCCAATACTACCTGGATTTTACGACTTATTGTCGGTGGAATTGTTGGAGCAGCTCTCACTTTCTTTTTGAAAGGAGGTGGTATGTAA
- a CDS encoding FtsK/SpoIIIE domain-containing protein — MLELLLIPAVSLGYALLNDSLKGKEDDRKKIQVFFEVSGIAIRKGEKLHYPVFLERKEDDRSTTYVYKLPLGMPSKLIQKVEDVVSEGLNKPVRIKYDNYKIMIRVFSKRIPKKWCWNEGLVKKGEWQVPMGQSIEKLIYHDFDKTPHMVLGGLTRMGKTVFMKVLLTTLIEANPENAHVYLIDLKEKGLEFSEFSGLKQVVEVADSVEKAHHVLKQIMKKIEERGKFMKENGYKNIVETKEKGRYFVIVDEGAVLAPAKGLPRHVNKIREECQYMLSYIATVSGGLGFRLILATQYPTVTSIPSVVKQMSDAKLGFRLPTYKASEVVLDESGLETLPSLPGRAIYKTDRLTELQVPFISDEMMWEHLKQYEVKKDEHPDTYQNKPSDDDSDLD; from the coding sequence ATGCTTGAATTGTTATTAATACCTGCAGTTTCGCTCGGGTACGCTTTGCTAAATGATAGTTTAAAAGGAAAAGAGGATGATAGAAAGAAGATACAAGTATTCTTTGAAGTAAGTGGGATTGCAATTAGGAAGGGTGAAAAATTACATTATCCGGTTTTTCTCGAAAGAAAAGAAGATGATCGTAGTACGACTTATGTATATAAACTTCCGTTAGGGATGCCATCTAAATTAATACAAAAGGTTGAGGATGTTGTAAGTGAAGGATTAAATAAGCCTGTACGTATCAAATACGATAACTACAAGATAATGATTCGGGTATTCAGTAAACGTATCCCAAAAAAGTGGTGTTGGAATGAAGGGCTAGTAAAAAAAGGTGAATGGCAAGTACCGATGGGGCAAAGCATCGAGAAGTTAATTTATCATGACTTTGATAAAACTCCTCATATGGTACTAGGTGGTCTTACACGAATGGGGAAAACAGTATTTATGAAAGTGCTACTTACTACTTTGATTGAGGCGAACCCTGAAAATGCTCACGTATATTTAATTGATTTAAAAGAAAAGGGATTAGAATTTAGCGAGTTTAGCGGCTTAAAACAGGTGGTGGAAGTGGCTGACTCTGTAGAGAAAGCACATCATGTACTAAAACAAATAATGAAAAAAATCGAAGAGCGTGGAAAATTCATGAAGGAAAATGGTTACAAAAATATTGTTGAAACAAAAGAAAAAGGTCGGTATTTTGTTATTGTTGACGAAGGTGCCGTGCTTGCTCCGGCCAAAGGATTACCACGTCATGTTAATAAAATCCGAGAAGAGTGTCAGTATATGCTTAGTTATATCGCAACTGTATCAGGAGGTTTAGGATTTCGTTTGATTCTGGCTACCCAGTATCCTACGGTTACTTCAATCCCATCAGTAGTAAAGCAAATGTCTGACGCGAAGTTAGGATTTCGGTTACCAACATATAAGGCATCTGAGGTTGTTCTTGATGAATCGGGGCTAGAAACATTGCCGTCCTTACCTGGTAGAGCTATTTATAAAACTGATCGACTAACTGAGCTGCAGGTACCGTTTATTAGCGATGAAATGATGTGGGAACATCTTAAACAATACGAGGTGAAAAAAGATGAACATCCAGACACATATCAAAATAAACCGTCAGATGACGATTCTGACCTCGATTAG
- a CDS encoding replication-relaxation family protein, translating into MNIQTHIKINRQMTILTSIRKLKFATRRHLMAVHDMGGIRNANRILKDLSPYVNNTVYQKEYVYYLNKKGRELFDDTEKIVPNSRLAHSLMRNEAWLYLFCPDDWQIETPIRYKVDDKKKTIIPDVKLRDEEGILNAVEIDRTQMMHVNAEKMSRYREFSLYYKNKYNGKIPLIHFFTMTEYRQKKLEQLAAKYDVYVKVYVVPCVS; encoded by the coding sequence ATGAACATCCAGACACATATCAAAATAAACCGTCAGATGACGATTCTGACCTCGATTAGAAAGCTGAAATTCGCAACACGTAGGCATCTAATGGCGGTGCACGATATGGGAGGGATTCGTAACGCAAATCGTATTTTAAAAGACCTCAGTCCTTATGTAAATAATACAGTGTACCAAAAAGAGTACGTGTATTATTTAAATAAAAAGGGCCGTGAACTGTTCGACGATACAGAGAAGATTGTACCAAATAGCCGATTAGCTCACAGCCTTATGCGTAATGAAGCGTGGCTCTATCTGTTTTGTCCCGACGACTGGCAGATAGAAACACCTATACGTTATAAAGTAGATGATAAAAAGAAGACAATTATTCCAGACGTAAAATTGCGAGATGAAGAAGGAATTTTAAATGCTGTTGAAATAGATCGTACGCAAATGATGCATGTGAACGCTGAAAAGATGAGCAGGTATAGGGAATTTTCGTTATACTACAAAAACAAATACAACGGAAAAATACCGCTCATTCATTTCTTTACCATGACAGAATACAGACAAAAAAAGCTGGAGCAACTTGCAGCTAAATACGATGTGTATGTGAAAGTTTATGTGGTTCCATGTGTTTCATGA
- a CDS encoding AbiTii domain-containing protein, giving the protein MARSQLLKDVVSGQASLENILLRLKVILSDLDNDLIMSWIQGELHGYDSGEELPTYRVLKGSPVGTYLVNGSAKYTNAQVPIEAVLDKEMIENMITVNVKDSIKTLEEILNGKSKENYGIVVPTSICHGISNYNLQIIGMTIKCASNLLSGIVSKVKSKLVDIIMELEKQYENLDEMDIKSQVDEDTTKKEQVILNIEQIIFDESIKLGDKNKLSRSGIGNWFGRGK; this is encoded by the coding sequence ATGGCAAGAAGTCAATTGCTAAAAGATGTAGTAAGTGGACAAGCGAGTCTTGAAAACATTTTGTTAAGGTTGAAGGTTATATTATCAGATCTAGATAATGATTTAATTATGAGTTGGATTCAAGGAGAGCTACACGGTTATGACTCCGGTGAGGAATTACCTACGTATAGGGTATTAAAAGGTTCTCCGGTGGGTACATATTTAGTTAACGGTTCTGCGAAATATACAAATGCTCAGGTACCTATAGAAGCTGTGTTGGATAAAGAGATGATAGAAAACATGATTACTGTTAATGTGAAAGACAGCATTAAGACTCTTGAAGAAATTCTAAATGGTAAAAGTAAAGAAAATTACGGTATAGTTGTACCGACTAGTATATGCCATGGTATATCCAATTATAATCTTCAAATAATTGGAATGACAATAAAATGTGCTTCTAATCTACTTAGTGGAATAGTATCGAAGGTCAAATCGAAATTAGTTGATATTATTATGGAATTAGAGAAACAATACGAAAACTTGGATGAGATGGATATAAAGTCTCAAGTAGATGAAGATACAACTAAAAAGGAACAGGTTATTCTTAACATTGAGCAGATCATTTTTGACGAGTCTATAAAATTGGGTGATAAGAATAAACTAAGTAGGTCTGGAATAGGTAATTGGTTTGGGAGGGGAAAATGA
- a CDS encoding helix-turn-helix transcriptional regulator, whose protein sequence is MKFKCRLKVIFAELDIKQSDFAKRIGVDDSTLSAIVRNRTKPRFDTAYLICKELGKPIEDIWTIEE, encoded by the coding sequence ATGAAGTTTAAATGTAGACTTAAAGTAATCTTTGCAGAACTTGATATTAAACAGAGTGATTTTGCAAAACGTATTGGAGTTGACGACTCTACTCTTAGTGCAATTGTTCGTAATCGTACTAAACCTCGTTTTGATACGGCCTATCTAATCTGCAAAGAACTCGGTAAACCAATTGAGGATATCTGGACCATCGAGGAATAA
- a CDS encoding peptidoglycan recognition protein family protein translates to MKKTMKHITSLLMILVLAVSFATSAFADRTLIIPDLPKQPYRYGVGAYEGVVAHSTATPEAPAINIQKYESRTWRNAFVHYAVDWDETIQIADTKYIAYGGGPGANKRFVHVELCETADYTKFKRSYDKYVKLLAKILRDRGLSVEKGLWTHSDVTHYLGGTDHEDPIDYLKSHGVSEAQFRADVQRAYNNSSVDVSVPEKPSKPAEIPTLVTDGIAYIEGYNVNLRKGPDKSYSKICQLNKPESYIVWAEKDGWLNLGGDQWIKNDPSYVKFNKKSTVDSSIVGKRVVSKVNNLRFYDAPSWQDKDVAGSVDAGLGFTIDAKVNVDGSTQYKVHNSKGKTYYVTASEAYVYVK, encoded by the coding sequence ATGAAAAAGACAATGAAACACATTACCTCGTTACTTATGATTCTAGTACTTGCTGTTTCTTTTGCTACAAGTGCTTTTGCTGATCGAACACTTATTATTCCAGATTTACCGAAACAACCATACCGTTATGGTGTAGGTGCCTATGAGGGCGTTGTAGCACATTCTACAGCAACTCCAGAAGCTCCAGCTATTAATATTCAAAAATATGAGTCTCGTACATGGAGAAATGCATTTGTTCACTATGCAGTCGATTGGGACGAAACAATCCAAATTGCTGATACAAAATACATTGCTTATGGTGGCGGTCCTGGTGCTAATAAACGATTTGTACATGTAGAGTTATGCGAAACAGCGGACTATACAAAATTCAAACGCAGCTATGACAAATATGTTAAGTTACTAGCTAAAATCTTACGTGACCGTGGGTTATCTGTAGAAAAAGGATTGTGGACACATAGTGATGTAACTCATTACCTTGGTGGTACAGATCATGAAGATCCAATTGATTACTTAAAGTCTCACGGCGTTTCAGAAGCTCAATTTAGAGCAGACGTACAACGAGCATACAATAATTCTAGCGTGGATGTTTCTGTCCCTGAAAAGCCATCTAAACCAGCAGAAATACCCACATTAGTAACAGACGGTATCGCCTATATTGAAGGTTACAACGTTAACTTACGTAAAGGACCAGATAAAAGCTATTCTAAAATTTGTCAACTAAACAAACCAGAGTCTTATATTGTGTGGGCGGAAAAGGATGGTTGGTTAAATCTTGGTGGAGATCAGTGGATTAAGAACGATCCATCTTATGTGAAGTTTAATAAGAAAAGCACAGTAGATTCTTCTATTGTTGGAAAGCGCGTTGTTTCAAAAGTTAACAATCTACGTTTCTATGACGCTCCATCTTGGCAGGATAAAGATGTGGCTGGTTCTGTAGATGCAGGATTAGGATTTACAATTGATGCGAAAGTAAATGTAGATGGTTCAACGCAATATAAAGTACACAATAGCAAAGGAAAAACATACTATGTAACAGCAAGTGAAGCCTATGTGTATGTGAAGTGA
- a CDS encoding DUF3961 domain-containing protein → MQKISDYFGLETKSDGTWFYGFYTVASVLFLINMLIAHVL, encoded by the coding sequence ATGCAAAAAATAAGCGATTACTTCGGTTTAGAAACAAAATCTGATGGTACTTGGTTTTATGGTTTTTATACTGTAGCTTCGGTTTTATTCCTTATCAATATGCTTATAGCTCATGTGCTATAA
- a CDS encoding helix-turn-helix domain-containing protein, whose translation MSSMVFTLGETMEEIGITKNKLAVESKVRPATISNLVNGEVGLVRFDTLKSILDALNQLAEENGVDKTYRIEDVVQYIK comes from the coding sequence ATGAGTTCTATGGTATTCACTTTAGGAGAAACGATGGAGGAAATTGGGATTACCAAAAACAAGTTAGCAGTGGAATCAAAAGTTCGCCCAGCCACTATTAGTAATCTAGTTAATGGTGAGGTTGGTCTTGTACGTTTCGATACACTAAAATCAATCCTGGACGCTTTAAACCAATTAGCTGAAGAAAACGGTGTCGATAAAACATACCGTATTGAAGACGTTGTACAGTACATAAAATAA
- a CDS encoding P-loop NTPase fold protein → MSTLLDESTKPIVESILDYIKRDNTTSAVLLNGKWGSGKTYFWKNILKKEIEDVGKRVIYVSLYGISSIEEIDKKIVLGKWEFVEKISNSKVGGRISEIGKVAFGVIKKLDPTGVSDQLTNMNFEDLLNYNDTVLCFDDLERVNMRVDEVLGYINNFVEHDGTKVIIIGNEEEIADKLNDQNRELKMLTTFFYLKKAEERKRTPQEIQGEEISENDLIANKLNDLFHKQNEYKRIKEKLIGKTLTIQLDEGPLIQDIINKTKVLKLHSFLDHNIDIIETIFKESETKNIRVLKQGLEDFDLIYKRFEECGYESNVMLQSVLKFVMAASFAIKNNMPGNEILEEIISYEDFEMNRGFFGGKGKEFLEGFYRRYYKGKVRGPERTFFKFAEVLIRKGIFNKELFKEEMDDFQSVLNGAKQIDPHETFIKGGYWYFTDDEKFLEITNTIYNRLINGDFHFIFYFQAYLMFRFFSSKNIITKDIFDIKSELLNGLEKKEYKGDYIENIEKFIYIEEGEKDENLEEFRDKIIKINNELKIEKEQENVKELVKLMQIEPYRFYIRVKESYASVPFFAYCNVDELYKSIMKLSALEIRDIIWLIKQRITLVSGNSELLKELPNLLILKCKLIDEINDHKMTLRLASLKELIEKIDEFEDKIKCLNSTSQATL, encoded by the coding sequence ATGTCGACATTACTAGATGAATCTACGAAGCCTATTGTTGAAAGTATATTAGATTATATTAAAAGGGATAATACAACTTCAGCTGTTTTGTTAAATGGGAAATGGGGAAGTGGGAAAACTTATTTTTGGAAGAATATATTAAAAAAGGAAATCGAAGATGTGGGGAAGAGGGTAATTTATGTATCCTTATATGGTATTAGTAGTATAGAAGAAATTGATAAAAAAATTGTATTGGGTAAGTGGGAATTTGTTGAAAAGATTTCGAATAGCAAAGTAGGAGGAAGAATTTCTGAGATAGGAAAAGTTGCTTTTGGTGTGATAAAAAAATTAGATCCTACAGGTGTAAGTGATCAGCTTACTAATATGAATTTTGAGGATCTATTAAATTATAATGATACTGTTCTATGTTTTGATGATTTAGAACGAGTGAATATGCGAGTTGACGAGGTATTAGGATATATAAATAACTTTGTAGAACATGATGGAACGAAGGTTATAATTATTGGAAATGAAGAAGAAATAGCCGATAAATTAAATGATCAAAATCGTGAACTTAAGATGTTGACTACGTTTTTTTATTTGAAAAAAGCAGAAGAACGTAAAAGAACTCCTCAAGAAATACAAGGAGAGGAAATATCAGAAAATGATTTAATCGCAAATAAATTAAATGATTTATTCCATAAACAAAATGAATATAAAAGAATTAAGGAAAAGCTTATTGGAAAAACGTTAACAATCCAATTAGATGAAGGACCTCTAATCCAAGATATAATTAATAAAACAAAGGTACTAAAATTACATAGTTTTTTAGATCATAATATAGATATTATTGAAACAATCTTTAAAGAAAGTGAAACAAAAAATATTAGAGTCTTGAAGCAAGGGTTAGAAGATTTCGACTTAATTTATAAACGTTTTGAAGAATGTGGTTATGAATCAAATGTAATGCTTCAATCAGTTTTAAAATTTGTAATGGCAGCTTCATTCGCAATAAAAAATAATATGCCAGGTAACGAAATACTAGAGGAAATCATTTCATACGAGGATTTTGAAATGAATAGAGGATTTTTTGGTGGAAAGGGGAAGGAATTTCTTGAGGGATTTTACAGAAGGTATTACAAAGGTAAAGTTAGGGGGCCTGAAAGGACATTTTTTAAATTCGCTGAGGTACTAATAAGAAAAGGAATATTTAACAAAGAATTATTTAAAGAGGAAATGGATGACTTCCAGTCAGTTCTAAATGGAGCAAAACAAATAGATCCACACGAAACGTTTATTAAAGGAGGATATTGGTATTTCACTGATGATGAAAAATTTTTGGAAATTACAAATACTATATATAATAGACTAATAAATGGGGATTTCCATTTTATTTTTTATTTCCAAGCGTATTTAATGTTCAGGTTTTTCTCTAGCAAAAATATAATTACCAAAGATATTTTTGATATAAAAAGTGAATTGTTGAACGGATTGGAAAAAAAAGAATACAAGGGGGACTACATTGAAAATATTGAAAAGTTTATTTATATAGAAGAAGGTGAAAAGGATGAAAATCTTGAGGAGTTTAGAGATAAGATAATTAAAATAAATAATGAATTGAAAATAGAAAAAGAACAAGAGAATGTAAAAGAACTAGTTAAACTAATGCAAATTGAGCCTTATAGATTTTATATAAGGGTCAAAGAAAGCTATGCATCAGTTCCTTTTTTTGCGTATTGTAATGTGGATGAATTATATAAAAGTATAATGAAATTATCAGCATTAGAAATCAGAGACATTATATGGTTAATAAAACAGAGAATCACATTAGTTAGTGGGAATAGTGAATTACTAAAAGAACTTCCTAATTTACTAATACTTAAGTGTAAGTTAATTGATGAGATTAATGATCATAAAATGACGCTTAGACTAGCTTCATTAAAAGAGCTAATAGAAAAAATTGATGAATTTGAAGATAAGATAAAGTGTTTAAATAGTACAAGCCAAGCAACTTTATAA